The nucleotide sequence CCTCTTGATGCTCCGTAAGAGGtgtgtctctgttgttgtgtgcCTTGCTGCTAAGGATGCTGTGAATGCTACTGCCACTACGGCAGTCCCCCCTGTAGACACACTAGCAGGCAGGGGGGAAAGGatgaacagagatggagaggtggaggctgGCTGACACACCTTTGAGTATCTCAGAAACCAAAGGACAGTAAGGAGCAGAGACTATTCCTCCAAGGAATGAATACCCAGAGTGAtctgagggaagagaagaggagaagaaagaaggatggatgagggagagaggtaagaaagAGGAATGGGGCCATGGCAGGAAGAAGATAGAAGGATgggtgggggaagagaggtaAGCACACGTCTCTTTGTGACACAGGGGTGGTGACAACAGCGACCCTGGAGACCCACTCtcagggaaaagaggagagagggatcaggGTTGGGAAATCAAAGGCGATGGGGGATATGATCTGGTTATGATCATTAGCTTCTTAGGGAAGGGAAAAATAGGTCACAATGGAGGTGGAGGTGTCTTCtacggagggcctgttgtcctcaCGTGAAACCTaccggagggcctgttgtcctcaCGTGAAACCTaccggagggcctgttgtcctcaCGTGAAACCTaccggagggcctgttgtcctcaCGTGAAACCtacagagggcctgttgtcctcaCGTGAAACCTaccggagggcctgttgtcctcaCGTGAAACCTaccggagggcctgttgtcctcaCGTGAAACCTaccggagggcctgttgtcctcaCGTAAACCTTCATTTCTCGATGCAGCATCAATTGAAGGGACAATGAAATATAAAAGTGAAATGAAGCCCCTgcagggagtagaacaggggtgGGGGACGTCCGGCCCCCCGGACCGTATACGGCATACGAGATCGTTTGATCAGGCCCCCGAGCCAAttcacaaatacattttttttatataaaaaaagCCCTGGACGTCGTTTTTCCACAAAAATAAAGTTTAAAAATTCCCCACACCCACCTCCTCCAAAGCCTTGACACTACCAGACAGCTCGTCATCATTGAGCAACTGTACATCAGAAAAATGGCTACAGTAAAGAAAAGAAAAGTAGATTTGGAGTCTGGCGTTTCCCAAGACAAATggacaaattcatatttttttgtgGAAGTGAAAGTCAAACCTGTATGTCCAGTTTGTGGGGATGAACTTGCAGTAATGAAAAAGGCACATTTGGAACTTCATTACAGCTAAACTGAATGAGTTGCGAGGACAACTTGGTGTGGATAAAGTCATTGCTCTTCAGCAGGGTTTGGGTGCCCAACAAGCCACCTTTAGGAAACCTCGTTTGGATGGAGAAAATGTTATGTTATGCAAACTGAAGGCCCAATCGGATGGAGGATTTGTAAAAGTGTCTCCTTGCCACTGCAGAGTTGCACCAGACAAAGTTAAATTGTTCCAAAGTGTCAGTTTGTCTGGAAGAATCGTCACGGAGCGAATAACTGACATGGCACAAGAAATCGAAAAAACATTGAAGGACTCCGCAACAAATTTCCATTTTTTTTCTTTGGCATGTTGATGAAGCGGCTGACATAACAAATATCCCAATTTGCAGTTTGACACAAAGGAGGAATTGCTGTCTTTGGAGGTGACGACTTGTTTTAGAGACTTATCTCGTCTATGAGCAAATTTGATGCGACTAAGGTTTGAAAGATTAAGTGGCCTTACTACAGATGGAGTTCCAGACATGGTTGGCTCGAAAAAAGGGGTTAACCGCATTAGTGAAAAAATAAATGAGTTGTCTCAGTCTTGATTCAAGTGATTTAATTGTATGCAACTGCATCATACATCAAGAAAGTCTGTGTGCACAGTCCCTGAAGCAGAACAACGTCATGGCAACTGTAGCCTCGACCATCCATTTGATCAAAAGCAGAACGACGTCATGGCAACTGTAGCGTCGACCATCCATTTGATCAAAAGCAAAGGGCTGAACAACCGACAGTTTAAGGAGCTATTGAGTGATCTTGAATCGGAGTAAGGTGATCTGGTTAACCACTGTGAGCTGCGATGGTTGAGCTGTGGAAACATGGTTGCGTGGTTTTTACGAACTGAAGAATGACGTAAAACTATTCACGGAGATGAAAGAGAAACCTGTCGTGGAACTGAGTGATGACAAGTGGATGTGTGATTTGGCCTTCATGGTGGACATTACCAAGTGTCTGTCTGATTTAAACGTCAAGCTCCATGGGCCGAACCAGCTTCTCAGCGATCTGCTGTCAAACGTGAAATAGTTTGAAGCAAAATTAAAGCCATGGTAAGTCCAACTAGCGAAGGCATTTTGTGAGCGGTTTAAATTTGCATCTGAGTTCGGGACGGCATAATGCTGTGAGCAGTTCTTTTCCAAACGGACCCTTGCAAAGACTTGATTCTGCTCAAGACTGACTGACACAAACCTGGAAAACCAGCTGCAAGTAACGTCATCTTCCCTGCTGGCTGACATCAAACGCCTCGTCAAAGATCAGCAGtttcagccatgagcattagaGGTGAGTTTGAACAAgtaatcataacaacaacaacattatttaCATTATACATAatatcgctctggataagagcgtctgctaaatgacttaaatgtaaaatgtaaatgtatttaagtAGGACAAGCACTTTTATAAATTCTCAAGGACACAAGAAACATCATAAAAGTCATATTTAAACTATAGAACCAGTGTCAGTGATTAAAGTCACATTAAAACATAAATAAAGCAGAAAATGGCTCATTTTAATAATATGGCCCACAAATTAATTTATAAATATTCAAATGGTCCTTGATGGCAAAAAGGTTCCCCACCCCTGGTGTGGAGGAAAGAGGAAGCCCGAGGAGGAGCAGCAGTGGTGGCAAAAAGGTTCCCCACCCCTGGTGTGGAGGAAAGAGGAAGCCCGAGGAGGAGCAGCAGTGGTGGCAAAAAGGTTCCCCACCCCTGGTGTGGAGGAAAGAGGAAGCCCGAGGAGGAGCAGCAGTGGTGGCAAAAAGGTTCCCCACCCCTGGTGTGGAGGAAAGAGGAAGCCCGAGGAGGAGCAGCAGTGGTGGCAAAAAGGTTCCCCACCCCTGGTGTGGAGGAAAGAGGAAGCCCGAGGAGGAGCAGCAGTGGTGGCAAAAGGTTCCCCACCCCTGGTGTGGAGGAAAGAGGAAGCTCGAGGAGGAGCAGCAGTGGTGGCAAAGGTTCCCCACCCCTGGTGTGGAGGAAAGAGGAAGCCCGAGGAGGAGCAGCAGTGGTGGCAAAAGGTTCCCACCCCTGGTGTGGAGGAAAGAGGAAGCCCGAGGAGGAGCAGCAGTGGTGGCAAAAGGTTCCCCACCCCTGGTGTGGAGGAAATAGGAAGCCCGAGGAGGAGCAGCAGTGGTGGCAAAAGGTTCCCCACCCCTGGTGTGGAGGAAAGAGGAAGCTCGAGGAGGAGCAGCAGTGGTGGCAAAAGGTTCCCCACCCTGGTGTGGAGGAAAGAGGAAGCCCGAGGAGGAGCAGCAGTGGTGGCAAAAGGTTCCCCACCCCTGGTGTGGAGGAAAGAGGAAGCCCGAGGAGGAGCAGCAGTGGTGGCAAAAAGGTTCCCCACCCCTGGTGTGGAGGAAAGAGGAAGCCCGAGGAGGAGCAGCAGTGGTGGCAAAAGGTTCCCCACCCCTGGTGTGGAGGAAAGAGGAAGCCCGAGGAGGAGCAGCAGTGGTGGCAAAAGGTTCCCCACCCCTGGTGTGGAGGAAAGAGGAAGCCCGAGGAGGAGCAGCAGTGGTGGCAAAAGGTTCCCCACCCCTGGTGTGGAGGAAAGAGGAAGCCCGAGGAGGAGCAGCAGTGGTGGCAAAAGGTTCCCCACCCCTGGTGTGGAGGAAAGAGGAAGCCCGAGGAGGAGCAGCAGTGGTGGCAAAAAGGTTCCCCACCCCTGGTGTGGAGGAAAGAGGAAGCTCGAGGAGGAGCAGCAGTGGTGGCAAAAAGGTTCCCCACCCCTGGTGTGGAGGAAAGAGGAAGCCCGAGGAGGAGCAGCAGTGGTGGCAAAAAGGTTCCCCACCCCTGGTGTGGAGGAAAGAGGAAGCCCGAGGAGGAGCAGCAGTGGTGGCAAAAAGGTTCCCCACCCCTGGTGTGGAGGAAATAGGAAGCCCGAGGAGGAGCAGCAGTGGTGGCAAAAAGGTTCCCCACCCCTGGTGTGGAGGAAAGAGGAAGCTCGAGGAGGAGCAGCAGTGGTGGCAAAAAGGTTCCCCACCCCTGGTGTGGAGGAAAGAGGAAGCCGAGGAGGAGCAGCAGTGGTGGCAAAAGGTTCCCCACCCCTGGTGTGGAGGAAAGAGGAAGCCCGAGGAGGAGCAGCAGTGGTGGCAAAAGGTTCCCCACCCCTGGTGTGGAGGAAAGAGGAAGCCCGAGGAGGAGCAGCAGTGGTGGCAAAAAGGTTCCCCACCCCTGGTGTGGAGGAAAGAGGAAGCCCGGGGAGGAGCAGCAGTGGTGGCAAAAAGGTTCCCCACCCCTGGTGTGGAGGAAAGAGGAAGCCCGAGGAGGAGCAGCAGTGGTGGCAAAAAGGTTCCCCACCCCTGGTGTGGAGGAAAGAGGAAGCCCGAGGAGGAGCAGCAGTGGTGGCAAAAAGGTTCCCCACCCCTGGTGTGGAGGAAAGAGGAAGCCAGAGGAGGAGCAGCAGTGGTggcaaatacttatgtaaaaatactttaaagtaccacCTAAGTATTTTTTGGTGGGGtgtctgtattttattttactatttatatttttgccaacttttacttttacttcactacattcctaaagaaaataatgtattttttactccgtacatttttttctgacgcccaaaagtactcgttacctTTTGACAGGAAAATTATCCAATTCACACGTGtatcaacagaacatccctgctcatcacttacgcctctgatctggtggactcaataaacagagaacatccctgctcatcacttacgcctctgatctggtggactcaataaacagagaacatccctgctcatcacttacgcctctgatctggtggactcaataaacagagaacatccctgctcatcacttacgcctctgatctggtggactcaataaacagagaacatccctggtcatccctactgcctctgatctgttggactcactaaacagagaacatccctggtcatccctactgcctctgatctgttggactcactaaacagagaacatccctggtcatccctactgcctctgatctggaggactcactaaacagagaacatccctggtcatccctactgcctctgatctggaggactcactaaacagagaacatccccctTCCTCCTACCCTCACTATCCCCGTTCCTCCTACCCTCACTATCCCCCTTCCTCCTACCCTCACTATCCCCCTTCCTCCTACCCTCACTATCCCTCTTCCTCCAACCCTCACTATCCCCCTTCCTCCTAACCTCACTATCCCCCTTCCTCCTACCCTCAATACCCCCAGTCCTCCTATCCTCAATACCCCCGTTCCTCCTATCCTCAATACCCCCGTTCCTCCTATCCTCAATACCCCCATTCCTCCTATCCTCAATACCCCCGTTCCTCCTATCCTCAATACCCCCGTTCCTCCTATCCTCAATACCCCCGTTCCTCCTATCCTCAATACCCCCGTTCCTCCTATCCTCAAAACCCCGTTCCTCCTATCCTGAATACCCCCGTTCCTCCTATACTGAATACCCCTGTTCCTCCTATCCTCAATACCCCCGTTCCTCCTATCCTCAATACCCCGTTTCTCCTATCCTCATTATCCCCCGTTCCTCCTATTCTCAATACCCCCGTTCCTCCTATCCTCAATACCCCCGTTCCTCCTATCCTCAATACCCCGTTCGTCCTATCCTGAATACCCCCATTCTTCCTACCCACATTACCCCCATGCCTCTACCCCCTGACCCCATCTTTGCCACAGCTCAATGAAGAGGCATTACTGGTGATAAGatg is from Oncorhynchus gorbuscha isolate QuinsamMale2020 ecotype Even-year linkage group LG14, OgorEven_v1.0, whole genome shotgun sequence and encodes:
- the LOC123995565 gene encoding foot protein 1 variant 1-like, with product MVLDGKKVPHPWCGGKRKPEEEQQWWQKGSPPLVWRKEEARGGAAVVAKRFPTPGVEERGSPRRSSSGGKKVPHPWCGGKRKPEEEQQWWQKGSPPLVWRKEEARGGAAVVAKGSPPLVWRKEEARGGAAVVAKVPHPWCGGKRKPEEEQQWWQKVPTPGVEERGSPRRSSSGGKRFPTPGVEEIGSPRRSSSGGKRFPTPGKRKPEEEQQWWQKVPHPWCGGKRKPEEEQQWWQKGSPPLVWRKEEARGGAAVVAKGSPPLVWRKEEARGGAAVVAKGSPPLVWRKEEARGGAAVVAKGSPPLVWRKEEARGGAAVVAKGSPPLVWRKEEARGGAAVVAKRFPTPGVEERGSSRRSSSGGKKVPHPWCGGKRKPEEEQQWWQKGSPPLVWRKEEARGGAAVVAKRFPTPGVEEIGSPRRSSSGGKKVPHPWCGGKRKLEEEQQWWQKGSPPLVWRKEEAEEEQQWWQKVPHPWCGGKRKPEEEQQWWQKVPHPWCGGKRKPEEEQQWWQKGSPPLVWRKEEARGGAAVVAKRFPTPGVEERGSPRRSSSGGKKVPHPWCGGKRKPEEEQQWWQKGSPPLVWRKEEARGGAAVVANTYVKIL